The genomic region AGAGCGCCAGGCCGCAAATATAGGCAGCGCGACGCACGAATGCAAATCAACCTTGCCCATCACCCTTGCGATCGATCCAATGGGTCTTGATGCCCTTGGCCCAGGCCACTGTATAAAAACAGCTGAGCAAGACGATGCCCCATTGCTCGGCGTTGATCGACGACCAGAACCAGAACGGCTGGCCGGCCATGCCAAACAGGCAAGCGTAGCGGCGCACTTTCAAGCGTTTGCTCTGGCTGAACCAGATAGCGACGACGCCGAGGGCGGCGATCATGATTTGCGCGATCAAAGCCAGACTCCTTTGCCGGGGGCACTTGATTCAAAGGTGGGAAGGATGTGTTCCCACCTTTGAACCGCACTGTTATTTGTCTTTGCGCGCATCCATGGTCTTTTGATGCTCGGCCAGAAACGGCTGTTCCGCAGGATCAAAACGATCAATCCCGGCCGTAAAGCGGTGCCAATAGGGGTACAGCGGCTGGCGACGGGTGACCGCCTCGATGCGTGACGATTGTGCTTCGGTCAGCTTCAGCTCAGTGGCGGCGAGGTTGTCGCGCAGGTGCTCTTCGGTACGCGCTCCGACGATCAGCGAGGTGATCCCCGGGCGATCCTTGAGCCAGGCCAGGCAGGTACGGGCGACCGAGACGCCATGCTCATCGCCGACGGCGGCGAGGGTCTCGATAATGTCCAGGGCGCGCTCCTGGTCATGCACATAGGGTTCCGGCCAGCCGCTGCCCTGGCGGGTATTGGGTGGCGGCTTGTGCCCGCGGCGGGTCGTGCCGGTCAGCAGGCCTTCTCCCATCGGGCCCCATACCAAAGTACCGACGTGCTGGTCCAAGGCCAGCGGCAGCAATTCGTACTCGGCTTCACGGGATTCCGGGGTGTAGTAGATCTGCTGGGTGATGGGTTTGAGCATGCCGTGCAGCTCGGCCTTGCCCAGGGTTTTCATCATCTGCCAGGCCGTGAAGTTGCTGGTGCCGAAGTAGCGGATCTTGCCCGAACCGACCAACAGGCGCAGGGCTTCGAGAGTCTCTTCGATCGGCGTCATGCCGTCCCAGTTATGCAGTTGGTAAAGGTCGATATGGTCGGTACCCAAACGCTTCAAACTCGCTTCGCAGGCGCGGATCAGGTGATAGCGCGATGAGCCGGAATTGTTCGGGTTGCTGTCCACCGGGCTGCGGCCCTTGGTAGCCAGCAGGATATCGTTGCGCTTGTCACCCAGGGCCTTGCCGACCACCTCTTCGGCCAGGCCGTGGGAGTAGAGGTCAGCGGTATCGACCATATTCACCCCGGCATCGAACGCGATGTCGAACATACGCTTGGCCAGGGGCACGTCCACCGCGCCGCATTTTTCGAACTCCGCACGACCGCCAAAGGGCACGGTGCCCAGGATGATTTCCGATACCAGCAGGCCGGAATGACCCAGTTGTCGGTATTGCATGTCGCCTCCTACTTAACGTTGCACGTGAAGGTGTGAACGATGGGGAGGACGATAGTTTGAATTTTTTTCATGAAATTGCGACGCCGGCGCCGAGAACTTCCAACAGGTGATTGTTTCGTCCAATGAAATGCTGGATTGTAAATCCTGGTCATTCCGCCGACTGAGGCGGCAGTGGAATATGCCTGGCGTCGATACCCATTCTTTTGGAGCCTTTCATGACCCAGCCTGCGATCAAACTTTATGGTTTTCCATTGTCCGGCCACTCCCATCGGGTCGAGCTGATGTTGTCCCTGCTGGGCTTGCCCAATGAATTTATCCTGGTGGACCTCAAGCAAGGTGCGCATAAAACGCCCGAATTCATTGCTAATCTCAACCGCTTCGGCCAGGTACCGGTGATCGATGACGGCGGTACTGTCTTGGCCGACTCCAATGCGATTCTGGTCTACCTTGCCAGTACCTATGGCAAAGGGCAGTGGTTGCCGAGCGAGCCCATCGGCCAAGCGCGGGTCCAACGCTGGCTCTCGGCCGCCGCCGGTCAACTCCATGCGGGGCCCGCCACGGCGCGCTTGGCCACAGTGTTTGGCGCCGAGGTGGACACTGTCAGCGCAATCAACCGAGCCTATGCCCTGCTGAACGTGATGGAGCAGCAACTGGGCGAGAGCCGTTTTCTGGCTGGTGATCAGCCAAGCATTGCCGATATCGCGTTCTACACCTACGTGGCCCATGCGCCGGAAGGCAACGTGTCGCTGTCCGACTACCCTGAGGTGCGTGCCTGGCTTGCCAGCATCGAAGCCTTGCCAGGGTTTGTCGCTATGCCGCGCACGGCGGTGGGGCTGCAATCACAGTAACGATCAAGGGATGCCGATGGACCGATTTCATGAGATGCAGGTATTCCTGGCGGTGGCCGAGGAGGAGGGTTTTGCGGCTGCTGCACGCCGCCTGAAGACCTCGCCACCCAGCGTGACCCGCGCCATTGCCGCTATGGAACAGCGCATCGGTACGCAACTGCTGGCGCGCACCACGCGCAGCCTGCACCTGACCGATGCCGGCCAGCGTTACCTGGAAGATTGCCGGCGCATCCTCGCCGAACTGGAAGAGGCCGAGGAAGCGGCAGCGGGCAGTTACTCCATCCCCGGCGGCCACCTGACAGTGACCGCACCGGTACTGTTTGGCGAGCTGTATGTGGCGCCTGTGCTGGGGGAGTACCTGGACCAGTTCCCCCTGGTGAACATCAGTGCCTTGCTGGTCGACCGTGTGGTCAACATGACCGACGAAGGCGTTGATGTAGCGGTGCGTATCGGCCATCTGCAAGAACCCGGACAGCAGGCGATCAAGGTCGGCGAAGTGCGCCGGGTGGTGTGCGCATCGCCGGCTTATCTGGACCAACGTGGGCGCCCGCAGCGGCCTGAGCAATTGCGAGAAGCCAAGATCGTCACCTCATCGTCCAGCCAACTGGTCAGTGAATGGACGTTCGTCGACGCCGGCCAGCCGCTGAAGATAGCCATTGAGCCGCGTCTGAGCGTTACGGCGAACAATGCCGCAATCAATCTGGCGCGCCTGGGCTGGGGCATGACGCGGGTGCTGTCGTATCAAGTCGCGGCAGCGGTGGCGGCGGGTGAGCTGGAGCTGGTGCTGGAGGCTTTCGAACCGGCGCCGCTGCCGATCCACGTGGTGTTCCAGCAAAACGGTCGCATACCGGCCAAGGTCCATACCTTTGTGGATTTCTTAAGCCAGCGCCTCGGACAGGACGCGGCCCTCAATCCAGCGACGAAGCGGCGCGCCTGATGGAGCGCTTTCGCGATATGCAGTTGTTTGCGGCGCTGGCCGGGCAACCCAGCCTGGCGTCGGCAGCACGCCATGCCCGGGTTTCCGGCCCGACCCTGGTACGTGCGGTTGCGCGCCTGGAGACACGCCTGCGGGTGGTGTTACTGCAGCGCAGCACACGCGGGGTCAACCTCACCGATGCAGGCCAGGCTTATCTTGCCGACTGTGTACGCCTGCTGGCAGCGGTGGATGCGGCCGAAGCCTCGGCCAACGGCGCCCATGTGCACGCCCAGGGCAACCTGCGGATATGCCTGCCGTTGCTGTTCAGCCGCTATGTGATGGCGCCACTGCTGGCTGGCTATATGGACCGCTACCCGGCGGTGCGTGTCATCGCTAACTACCACGATTATTACCCCAACCTGCACGAAGAGGGGTTTGACGTGGCGGTGTGGGTGGGTGAGCTGCCCAACTCATCGCTGATTGCACGACAGGTCGGGCAAGTGCGCACCCTGCTTTGCGCGAGCCCCACGTATTTGGCGGCCAGGGGCGAGCCCCGGCATCCGGCTGACCTCAAGCAACATCACCTGATTGCCAGCGCCGAAGCGGTGCATTGGGGTTTTCCCCACTACGCCCTCAAGGCCCGCGCACGCCTCAGTTGCGCCACGGTGCAAGGCGCGATCAATGCGGCGGTGCAGGGCGCGGGGGTGATTCGTTGCCTGAGCTATCCGGTTCACGATCACTTGATGAGTGGCCGACTGCGCCGTGTCTTGCCGGCCTTTGAACTGCCGCCGCTGCCAGTGCATGTGATCTACCGCGAAGGCCGTCATGCGCCGATGCGCGTGCGCAGTTTTGTCGACTACTGCGTCACCGCGTTGCGCGAACATCCGGCATTTCAGTTGGCGTAATAGTGGATTGCCTGGGGTGGGCATTCTCTGCATGGCTGGGCAGGCGCAGCATTCGGTTATCCAACCAGAGGTGATCGCCATGAACTCGATCGAACAATCCCCTTGGCATACCGGCGAACGGCAACTGCAGGAAAGCGCCGGCGTTGCCGAACGCATGGCCATGATCGGGCCGAAGGTCATTCGTGATCATTTGCCCGAGCAGCATCGTGATTTTTATCCGTTGTTGCCTTACCTCATTCTGGGTGTGGTGGACGAACAGGGTATCCCCTGGGCGACCATGCTGGAGGGCGCGCCAGGGTTTGCCCATTCACCGGATCCACAGGCGCTGCAAATCGACAGCCTGCCCGCCAGAAGCGACCCGGCCTCGGCTGGCATCACTCGTGGCGCGTCCGTTGGCCTGCTGGGCATCGACCTCGGCACCCGGCGTCGCAACCGCATGAACGGTCGGATCGGAGCGCTGGATCATGACGGCTTTGCGGTTGATGTGGTGCACACTTTCGGCAACTGCCCCAAGTACATCCAACTGCGGCCCGTCGCTGGGGTTGCGCGCAAACCTGGCGATACAGCCGAGCGCAGCACCAGCCTGGACGCTGCCGCCCAAACGCTGATCAGCAACGCCGACACCTTCTTCGTCGCCAGCTACGTGGACCAGCACGGCGAACGCTCGGTGGACGTTTCCCATCGCGGCGGCAACACGGGGTTTGTGCGGGTAGAAGGCAACGTGCTGACCATCCCTGATTTTGCCGGCAACCTGTTCTTCAACACCCTCGGTAATCTGCAAGCCAACCCGGTAGCGGGGCTGCTGTTTGTCGATTTTGAAACCGGCGACGTGCTGCAAGTGGCGGGGCGTACATCGTTGATTCTTGGCGGGCCGCAAGTGGCCGAGTTTGAAGGCGCGCAACGCTTGTGGACAGTGACGGTGGAGCATGTGGTCCGCCGTCCTGCAGCCTTGGCATTGCGCTGGCAGTTCGCGCAGTTCTCACCGCACAGCCTGGCGATGGGCACCTGGTAGCCGGGCACCCGCTCCCAGGCATTGCTATCTCACTGATGCAGTGAGATCAAAATGTGGGAGGGGGCTTGCCCCCGATGAGGTAGTGTCAGCCAATACATCTGTGACTGACCCACCGCAATCGGGAGCAAGCCCCCTCCCACATAGGAACATCATTGCCTGTTGAATTTGCGTTTGTTCATCAGGCCACCGGGCATTCTCGGTTCAGTCCGGGGCGGACGGTGAAGATGACGTCGGGGGGCAGTTGAGGGTTGTCATCCGAGGGGGATGACGGGGGATTGGGTGTGACTTTCTTCATGGCGAAGCTCCTATGAATGAGCACATCCATTTCGCTACCACACGAAGTAAGGAGGCGACTGTACACGGGGTGGTAGACCGGTCATAGAAACCCGGCAGGCCGAAGCCTCCCATGCACAGCCGCCACAAAGCAGCCCGCACAAAAAAACGCCCTTGAGCGTTTTGGGGTCTATGAAAGAACTGGGCTACCACGCCCATTCGCTGATTTTGCAGCGACCCGCGAAGGTTAGCGGCGAGGCTCATCGGACGCAACCCGAAGTTTGTGTAAGAGCCGTCTGATGAACTCACTCCTTGGATCAACGTCAGCGGGTGGTCGTTGCCGCAAGGTTGATCGAGATGGAGGCGCAGGCGCTGGGGCTGAAAACGACAGCTATCTCACTGATGCAATCCGATCAAAATGTGGGATGGGCGGTGCGACGATTCGACTTGCCCCCCGATGGCGGTGGG from Pseudomonas synxantha harbors:
- a CDS encoding aldo/keto reductase codes for the protein MQYRQLGHSGLLVSEIILGTVPFGGRAEFEKCGAVDVPLAKRMFDIAFDAGVNMVDTADLYSHGLAEEVVGKALGDKRNDILLATKGRSPVDSNPNNSGSSRYHLIRACEASLKRLGTDHIDLYQLHNWDGMTPIEETLEALRLLVGSGKIRYFGTSNFTAWQMMKTLGKAELHGMLKPITQQIYYTPESREAEYELLPLALDQHVGTLVWGPMGEGLLTGTTRRGHKPPPNTRQGSGWPEPYVHDQERALDIIETLAAVGDEHGVSVARTCLAWLKDRPGITSLIVGARTEEHLRDNLAATELKLTEAQSSRIEAVTRRQPLYPYWHRFTAGIDRFDPAEQPFLAEHQKTMDARKDK
- a CDS encoding glutathione S-transferase family protein, which codes for MTQPAIKLYGFPLSGHSHRVELMLSLLGLPNEFILVDLKQGAHKTPEFIANLNRFGQVPVIDDGGTVLADSNAILVYLASTYGKGQWLPSEPIGQARVQRWLSAAAGQLHAGPATARLATVFGAEVDTVSAINRAYALLNVMEQQLGESRFLAGDQPSIADIAFYTYVAHAPEGNVSLSDYPEVRAWLASIEALPGFVAMPRTAVGLQSQ
- a CDS encoding LysR family transcriptional regulator, with the protein product MDRFHEMQVFLAVAEEEGFAAAARRLKTSPPSVTRAIAAMEQRIGTQLLARTTRSLHLTDAGQRYLEDCRRILAELEEAEEAAAGSYSIPGGHLTVTAPVLFGELYVAPVLGEYLDQFPLVNISALLVDRVVNMTDEGVDVAVRIGHLQEPGQQAIKVGEVRRVVCASPAYLDQRGRPQRPEQLREAKIVTSSSSQLVSEWTFVDAGQPLKIAIEPRLSVTANNAAINLARLGWGMTRVLSYQVAAAVAAGELELVLEAFEPAPLPIHVVFQQNGRIPAKVHTFVDFLSQRLGQDAALNPATKRRA
- a CDS encoding LysR family transcriptional regulator; amino-acid sequence: MERFRDMQLFAALAGQPSLASAARHARVSGPTLVRAVARLETRLRVVLLQRSTRGVNLTDAGQAYLADCVRLLAAVDAAEASANGAHVHAQGNLRICLPLLFSRYVMAPLLAGYMDRYPAVRVIANYHDYYPNLHEEGFDVAVWVGELPNSSLIARQVGQVRTLLCASPTYLAARGEPRHPADLKQHHLIASAEAVHWGFPHYALKARARLSCATVQGAINAAVQGAGVIRCLSYPVHDHLMSGRLRRVLPAFELPPLPVHVIYREGRHAPMRVRSFVDYCVTALREHPAFQLA
- a CDS encoding pyridoxamine 5'-phosphate oxidase family protein, whose translation is MNSIEQSPWHTGERQLQESAGVAERMAMIGPKVIRDHLPEQHRDFYPLLPYLILGVVDEQGIPWATMLEGAPGFAHSPDPQALQIDSLPARSDPASAGITRGASVGLLGIDLGTRRRNRMNGRIGALDHDGFAVDVVHTFGNCPKYIQLRPVAGVARKPGDTAERSTSLDAAAQTLISNADTFFVASYVDQHGERSVDVSHRGGNTGFVRVEGNVLTIPDFAGNLFFNTLGNLQANPVAGLLFVDFETGDVLQVAGRTSLILGGPQVAEFEGAQRLWTVTVEHVVRRPAALALRWQFAQFSPHSLAMGTW